One window of the Grus americana isolate bGruAme1 chromosome 13, bGruAme1.mat, whole genome shotgun sequence genome contains the following:
- the LOC129212114 gene encoding C-factor-like isoform X2 translates to MGELHTRSVLVTGANRGIGLGLVRHFLGMPNPPEWVFAACRDPKGQRAQELQNLASKHPNLVIVPLEVTDPASIKAAAARVGEQLGGSGLNLLINNAGIAKLNLLDTETLEDMTQVYTTNTVAPLLLGQAFLPLLKKAAEGSPGSALSCSKAAIVNMSSSAGSIEDVYLWHFGHVVSYRCSKAALNMLTKCQSLGYREHGVLCVALHPGWVQTDMGGSGSQKPPVTVDESVRGMLKVLSSLSEKDTGTFLDWEGKVVPW, encoded by the exons ATGGGAGAACTTCACACCCGCTCCGTTCTGGTGACTGGGGCCAACCGGGGAATCGGCCTGGGGCTTGTCCGGCATTTCCTGGGGATGCCGAACCCACCCGAGTGGGTGTTTGCGGCTTGTCGGGACCCCAAGGGACAGCGAGCGCAG GAGTTACAGAATTTGGCCTCCAAGCACCCCAACCTGGTCATCGTCCCGCTCG AAGTGACCGACCCCGCCAGCATCAAGGCGGCTGCAGCCAGAGTCGGGGAGCAGCTGGGGGGCTCGGGGCTGAACCTCCTCATCAACAACGCTGGAATTGCCAAGTTGAACTTGCTTGATACCGAGACGCTGGAGGACATGACCCAGGTTTACACCACCAACACAGTTGCACCCCTGCTGCTGGGCCAG GCATTCCTGCCCCTGCTGAAGAAGGCTGCCGAGGGGAGTCCGGGCTCGGCACTGAGCTGCAGCAAGGCGGCCATCGTCAACATGTCCAGCTCTGCAGGCTCCATTGAGGATGTCTATTTATGGCATTTTGGACATGTTGTTTCATACCGCTGCAGCAAG GCTGCTCTGAACATGCTGACCAAGTGCCAGTCCCTGGGCTACCGGGAGCACGGCGTCCTCTGCGTTGCTCTGCACCCCGGCTGGGTGCAAACCGACATGGGGGGCTCAGGATCGCAGAAG ccccccgtgACAGTGGATGAGAGCGTGCGAGGGATGCTGAAAgtgctctcctccctctctgagAAGGACACTGGGACCTTCCTGGACTGGGAGGGGAAGGTTGTGCCCTGGTGA
- the LOC129212114 gene encoding uncharacterized protein LOC129212114 isoform X1 codes for MGELHTRSVLVTGANRGIGLGLVRHFLGMPNPPEWVFAACRDPKGQRAQELQNLASKHPNLVIVPLEVTDPASIKAAAARVGEQLGGSGLNLLINNAGIAKLNLLDTETLEDMTQVYTTNTVAPLLLGQAFLPLLKKAAEGSPGSALSCSKAAIVNMSSSAGSIEDVYLWHFGHVVSYRCSKAALNMLTKCQSLGYREHGVLCVALHPGWVQTDMGGSGSQKVRELLAKVWKNLFIWESRACCGLDSLRLAGLWGSSLADTLSRRHVREGDERWKNSSCPVLASPRSLQRAPSPEQ; via the exons ATGGGAGAACTTCACACCCGCTCCGTTCTGGTGACTGGGGCCAACCGGGGAATCGGCCTGGGGCTTGTCCGGCATTTCCTGGGGATGCCGAACCCACCCGAGTGGGTGTTTGCGGCTTGTCGGGACCCCAAGGGACAGCGAGCGCAG GAGTTACAGAATTTGGCCTCCAAGCACCCCAACCTGGTCATCGTCCCGCTCG AAGTGACCGACCCCGCCAGCATCAAGGCGGCTGCAGCCAGAGTCGGGGAGCAGCTGGGGGGCTCGGGGCTGAACCTCCTCATCAACAACGCTGGAATTGCCAAGTTGAACTTGCTTGATACCGAGACGCTGGAGGACATGACCCAGGTTTACACCACCAACACAGTTGCACCCCTGCTGCTGGGCCAG GCATTCCTGCCCCTGCTGAAGAAGGCTGCCGAGGGGAGTCCGGGCTCGGCACTGAGCTGCAGCAAGGCGGCCATCGTCAACATGTCCAGCTCTGCAGGCTCCATTGAGGATGTCTATTTATGGCATTTTGGACATGTTGTTTCATACCGCTGCAGCAAG GCTGCTCTGAACATGCTGACCAAGTGCCAGTCCCTGGGCTACCGGGAGCACGGCGTCCTCTGCGTTGCTCTGCACCCCGGCTGGGTGCAAACCGACATGGGGGGCTCAGGATCGCAGAAGGTAAGAGAGCTTCTGGCCAAGGTCTGGAAGAACCTTTTTATTTGGGAAAGCAGAGCTTGCTGTGGGTTGGACAGTCTCAGACTTGCCGGGCTCTGGGGGAGCTCTTTGGCAGATACCCTGAGCCGGAGGCACGTGAGGGAAGGAGATGAGAGATGGAAAAACTCTTCTTGCCCTGTGCTGGCCTCTCCTCGCTCACTCCAGAGAGCCCCAAGCCCTGAGCAATGA
- the LOC129212114 gene encoding uncharacterized protein LOC129212114 isoform X3: MGELHTRSVLVTGANRGIGLGLVRHFLGMPNPPEWVFAACRDPKGQRAQELQNLASKHPNLVIVPLEVTDPASIKAAAARVGEQLGGSGLNLLINNAGIAKLNLLDTETLEDMTQVYTTNTVAPLLLGQAFLPLLKKAAEGSPGSALSCSKAAIVNMSSSAGSIEDVYLWHFGHVVSYRCSKPPVTVDESVRGMLKVLSSLSEKDTGTFLDWEGKVVPW; encoded by the exons ATGGGAGAACTTCACACCCGCTCCGTTCTGGTGACTGGGGCCAACCGGGGAATCGGCCTGGGGCTTGTCCGGCATTTCCTGGGGATGCCGAACCCACCCGAGTGGGTGTTTGCGGCTTGTCGGGACCCCAAGGGACAGCGAGCGCAG GAGTTACAGAATTTGGCCTCCAAGCACCCCAACCTGGTCATCGTCCCGCTCG AAGTGACCGACCCCGCCAGCATCAAGGCGGCTGCAGCCAGAGTCGGGGAGCAGCTGGGGGGCTCGGGGCTGAACCTCCTCATCAACAACGCTGGAATTGCCAAGTTGAACTTGCTTGATACCGAGACGCTGGAGGACATGACCCAGGTTTACACCACCAACACAGTTGCACCCCTGCTGCTGGGCCAG GCATTCCTGCCCCTGCTGAAGAAGGCTGCCGAGGGGAGTCCGGGCTCGGCACTGAGCTGCAGCAAGGCGGCCATCGTCAACATGTCCAGCTCTGCAGGCTCCATTGAGGATGTCTATTTATGGCATTTTGGACATGTTGTTTCATACCGCTGCAGCAAG ccccccgtgACAGTGGATGAGAGCGTGCGAGGGATGCTGAAAgtgctctcctccctctctgagAAGGACACTGGGACCTTCCTGGACTGGGAGGGGAAGGTTGTGCCCTGGTGA
- the LCAT gene encoding phosphatidylcholine-sterol acyltransferase — MGSSGAGVALLTLSLLLQPTTQFWLFNVLFPPTTTPEAPPTNSTPPVVLVPGCLGNQLEAKLDKPDVVNWMCYRKTEDYFTIWLNLNTFLPVGVDCWIDNTRVVYNRTARKMSNAPGVHIRVPGFGKTYSVEYLDQSKLAGYLHTLVQNLVNNGYVRDQTVRAAPYDWRVGPQEQPEYFQNLKALIEEMHDEYQRRVFLIAHSLGNLNILYFLLQQTQAWKDQYIGGFISLGAPWGGSVKPLRVLASGDNQGIPLMSNIKLREEQRMTTTSPWMFPTSLAWPETHVFISTPSYNYTYRDYRRFFTDVNLEDGWYMWEDMKDLLKGLPPPGVDTYCLYGTGYPTVETYIYDERFPYEDPVDMIYGDGDDTVNTRSLELCKRWRDQQKQKVHVQELRGVDHLNMVFSNLTLSSINEILLGSPEEQGEPGQVSSSPEAGKEGKILRGRKVLKEPKKN; from the exons ATGGGGAGCAGCGGCGCCGGGGTTGCGTTGCTGACGCTGTCGCTGCTCCTGCAGCCTACGACCCAGTTCTGGCTCTTCAACGTCCTCTTtccacccaccaccaccccagaAGCTCCCCCGACCAACAGCACGCCGCCCGTGGTACTCG TGCCCGGGTGTCTCGGGAACCAGCTGGAAGCAAAGCTGGACAAGCCAGACGTGGTGAACTGGATGTGCTACCGCAAAACAGAGGACTATTTCACCATCTGGCTCAACCTCAACACCTTCCTGCCAGTGGGAGTTGACTGCTGGATCGATAACACCAG GGTGGTGTACAACCGAACCGCTCGGAAAATGTCCAATGCCCCAGGGGTGCACATCCGCGTGCCTGGATTCGGCAAGACCTATTCCGTGGAATACCTGGATCAGAGCAAGCTGGCAG GTTACCTGCACACCCTGGTGCAGAACCTGGTGAACAACGGCTACGTGAGGGACCAGACGGTTCGGGCAGCCCCCTACGACTGGAGGGTCGGGCCCC AGGAGCAGCCCGAGTATTTCCAGAACCTGAAGGCACTGATCGAGGAGATGCACGATGAGTACCAGCGACGCGTCTTCCTCATCGCGCACAGCTTGGGCAACCTGAACATCCTCTACTTCTTGCTACAGCAGACGCAAGCCTGGAAAGACCAGTACATTGGGGGGTTCATCTCCCTGGGTGCCCCCTGGGGAGGGTCCGTCAAGCCCCTGCGTGTCCTGGCATCCG GTGACAATCAGGGCATCCCGCTCATGTCCAACATCAAGCTGCGTGAGGAGCAGCGAATGACCACCACCAGCCCCTGGATGTTCCCGACGAGCCTGGCCTGGCCCGAGACCCACGTTTTCATCTCCACGCCCTCGTACAATTACACCTACCGAGACTACCGACGCTTCTTCACTGACGTCAACTTGGAGGATGGCTGGTACATGTGGGAGGACATGAAGGACTTGCTGAAAGGCTTACCTCCTCCCGGAGTGGACACGTATTGCCTCTACGGCACAGGCTACCCCACCGTGGAGACTTACATATATGACGAGCGTTTCCCTTACGAGGACCCCGTGGACATGATTTATGGTGACGGGGACGACACCGTCAACACACGCAGTTTGGAGTTGTGCAAGCGATGGCGCGaccagcaaaagcagaaggtgCACGTCCAGGAGCTGCGAGGCGTCGACCACCTCAACATGGTCTTCAGCAACCTGACGCTCAGTTCCATCAACGAAATCCTGCTGGGAAGCCCAGAGGAGCAGGGGGAGCCGGGGCAGGTGAGCTCCAGCccagaggcagggaaggaggggaagatcCTACGTGGACGGAAGGTCCTTAAGGAGCCCAAGAAGAACTGA